The following are encoded in a window of Acinonyx jubatus isolate Ajub_Pintada_27869175 chromosome D4, VMU_Ajub_asm_v1.0, whole genome shotgun sequence genomic DNA:
- the LOC106965708 gene encoding olfactory receptor 1Q1 isoform X2: MLPEGGRKCQAQPTPVQSEAPNKMVNNSWTSIPHFVLLGISNHLEEQIPLFLLFLLMYAINIFGNFAIITLIISTPRLHTPMYIFLSNLALADICFTSTTVPKMLQNIFSPTKAISYMGCLAQTYFFICFAAMENFLLAVMAYDRYIAICYPFRYPMILTRMLCSQMVALCHILSHLHALLHTFLMGQLIFCADNKIPHFFCDLYPLMKISCSSPYLNTLMIHTEGVIVINGALAFIIASYARIISVVLQIPSAKSKWRAFSTCGSHLTVVSIFYGTLTWVYFRPLTSYLATEGRILTVMYTVVTPMLNPFIYSLRNGDVKGAFRKWVSRMWTSSFR; this comes from the coding sequence ATGGTCAATAACAGCTGGACCAGTATACCCCATTTTGTTCTCTTGGGCATATCTAACCACCTGGAAGAGCAGATCccactctttcttctttttctactgaTGTATGCAATCAACATTTTTGGGAACTTTGCCATCATCACATTGATTATCTCTACTCCACgtctccacacccccatgtacatCTTCCTTAGTAATTTGGCTTTGGCAGACATCTGTTTCACCTCCACCACAGTCCCCAAGATGCTACAGAACATTTTCTCGCCTACAAAGGCCATTTCCTACATGGGCTGCTTAGCCCAGAcctatttcttcatttgctttgcaGCCATGGAAAACTTCCTTCTGGCTGTGATGGCCTATGATAGATACATCGCTATCTGCTACCCTTTCCGCTACCCTATGATCCTGACCAGAATGCTGTGTTCACAGATGGTGGCTCTGTGCCATATCCTCTCCCATCTTCATGCCCTGCTGCACACCTTTCTTATGGGCCAATTAATCTTCTGTGCAGATAACAAGATCCCCCATTTCTTCTGTGACCTCTACCCTCTGATGAAGATTTCCTGCTCCAGCCCCTACCTCAACACCCTGATGATTCACACGGAGGGTGTTATTGTCATCAATGGAGCTCTGGCTTTCATCATTGCCTCCTATGCCCGCATCATCTCAGTGGTCCTCCAGATCCCCTCGGCCAAGAGCAAATGGAGAGCTTTTTCTACCTGTGGCTCCCACCTCACTGTGGTGTCTATCTTCTATGGCACACTCACATGGGTCTACTTCCGGCCCCTTACCAGCTATTTAGCGACTGAGGGTCGCATTCTGACAGTCATGTACACAGTGGTGACccccatgctgaaccccttcaTTTACAGCCTGAGGAATGGGGATGTCAAGGGAGCCTTCAGAAAATGGGTGAGCAGAATGTGGACTTCTTCCTTTAgataa
- the LOC106965708 gene encoding olfactory receptor 1Q1 isoform X1 produces MLPEGGRKCQAQPTPVQSEAPNKMVNNSWTSIPHFVLLGISNHLEEQIPLFLLFLLMYAINIFGNFAIITLIISTPRLHTPMYIFLSNLALADICFTSTTVPKMLQNIFSPTKAISYMGCLAQTYFFICFAAMENFLLAVMAYDRYIAICYPFRYPMILTRMLCSQMVALCHILSHLHALLHTFLMGQLIFCADNKIPHFFCDLYPLMKISCSSPYLNTLMIHTEGVIVINGALAFIIASYARIISVVLQIPSAKSKWRAFSTCGSHLTVVSIFYGTLTWVYFRPLTSYLATEGRILTVMYTVVTPMLNPFIYSLRNGDVKGAFRKWVCVSLHQHLII; encoded by the exons ATGGTCAATAACAGCTGGACCAGTATACCCCATTTTGTTCTCTTGGGCATATCTAACCACCTGGAAGAGCAGATCccactctttcttctttttctactgaTGTATGCAATCAACATTTTTGGGAACTTTGCCATCATCACATTGATTATCTCTACTCCACgtctccacacccccatgtacatCTTCCTTAGTAATTTGGCTTTGGCAGACATCTGTTTCACCTCCACCACAGTCCCCAAGATGCTACAGAACATTTTCTCGCCTACAAAGGCCATTTCCTACATGGGCTGCTTAGCCCAGAcctatttcttcatttgctttgcaGCCATGGAAAACTTCCTTCTGGCTGTGATGGCCTATGATAGATACATCGCTATCTGCTACCCTTTCCGCTACCCTATGATCCTGACCAGAATGCTGTGTTCACAGATGGTGGCTCTGTGCCATATCCTCTCCCATCTTCATGCCCTGCTGCACACCTTTCTTATGGGCCAATTAATCTTCTGTGCAGATAACAAGATCCCCCATTTCTTCTGTGACCTCTACCCTCTGATGAAGATTTCCTGCTCCAGCCCCTACCTCAACACCCTGATGATTCACACGGAGGGTGTTATTGTCATCAATGGAGCTCTGGCTTTCATCATTGCCTCCTATGCCCGCATCATCTCAGTGGTCCTCCAGATCCCCTCGGCCAAGAGCAAATGGAGAGCTTTTTCTACCTGTGGCTCCCACCTCACTGTGGTGTCTATCTTCTATGGCACACTCACATGGGTCTACTTCCGGCCCCTTACCAGCTATTTAGCGACTGAGGGTCGCATTCTGACAGTCATGTACACAGTGGTGACccccatgctgaaccccttcaTTTACAGCCTGAGGAATGGGGATGTCAAGGGAGCCTTCAGAAAATGG GTGTGTGTTTCTTTACACCAACACTtaattatctga